The window ATAACTCAAAATGATGTCGACCACGTAGAGATAGATGCCGAAAAAGAAAACCGACACCAGAACCACGGTGGTGGTGCCGTAAACTTCTTTCTTGCCGGGCCAAGTGACCTTGCGCAGTTCATTGCGCACGTCAGTGTAGAACTTGGCCAAGCGTCCGGGCGCTTGCTGGATCTTCTGTAGCATTGTTCGTCGTTCAATCCCCGCGTACCGTCTGTCGCCGCAGCGGACGGCCCGGTCCAGCCAAAAATGGCAGGCCAGGAGGGGCTCGAACCCCCAACCCCCGGTTTTGGAGACCGGTGCTCTGCCAATTGAGCTACTGGCCTGTGAAAAGAGAGGATTCTCCTCTCTAGTCGATGATTTCAGTAATGGTTCCCGCGCCTACCGTACG is drawn from Acidobacteriota bacterium and contains these coding sequences:
- the secE gene encoding preprotein translocase subunit SecE, with the translated sequence MLQKIQQAPGRLAKFYTDVRNELRKVTWPGKKEVYGTTTVVLVSVFFFGIYLYVVDIILSYAVNWITETFR